From the Priestia koreensis genome, one window contains:
- a CDS encoding YjgB family protein, giving the protein MRTMKKGTKWLAATVLAGSALGAGAVAGAQTTHNAPTKTVSSTTQSEAIEKLHDIYKSSAKGAFPKDAKSFIIGTATKATVHKAWGTPEKTSNGYDLYSANMGHPGYAISYDAKGYIKEVRYLGRNVEADQDINGITTGTLVKELGKPEKILTIPKTKEKDYVYQTGKYELRFIVGTNGKVDHVNLTYGNTAVSEQSDAVKKLHAIYGSTYKGTFPNDAQQFKVGVTSKAAVQKAWGDPYKAENGYDVYPANMGHPGYAFSYDTKGHIKEIRYLGRNVEAEKDINGVTSKDLMKELGKPKQVITLKETKETKYVYTNGKYEIDFIVGKDGKVDHVNLKNAK; this is encoded by the coding sequence ATGAGAACGATGAAAAAAGGAACCAAGTGGTTGGCTGCGACGGTGTTAGCTGGTTCAGCGCTAGGCGCAGGAGCAGTTGCAGGAGCGCAAACAACTCACAACGCTCCGACAAAAACGGTCTCTTCTACAACTCAATCAGAGGCCATCGAGAAGCTACATGACATTTACAAGTCTTCTGCAAAGGGTGCGTTTCCAAAGGATGCGAAAAGCTTTATTATCGGTACCGCAACAAAGGCGACCGTCCACAAAGCATGGGGTACACCAGAGAAAACGTCTAACGGATACGATCTTTATTCAGCTAATATGGGACACCCTGGCTATGCCATTTCCTATGATGCCAAAGGTTATATTAAAGAGGTCCGATACTTAGGACGTAATGTTGAAGCCGATCAAGACATTAATGGCATTACGACGGGGACTCTTGTAAAAGAGCTCGGAAAACCAGAAAAAATCTTGACGATCCCAAAAACAAAGGAAAAAGATTATGTCTACCAAACCGGAAAATATGAGCTCCGATTTATTGTGGGGACCAATGGAAAAGTTGACCACGTTAATTTAACGTATGGCAACACGGCAGTTTCCGAACAATCCGACGCGGTGAAAAAGTTGCACGCTATTTATGGTTCAACTTATAAAGGAACGTTCCCGAATGACGCTCAGCAGTTTAAAGTAGGCGTAACGTCGAAAGCAGCTGTTCAGAAGGCATGGGGAGATCCTTACAAGGCTGAGAACGGCTATGACGTATACCCAGCGAATATGGGACACCCAGGCTACGCGTTCTCTTATGATACAAAAGGTCACATTAAAGAAATCCGCTATTTAGGACGTAATGTTGAAGCTGAAAAAGATATTAACGGCGTGACGAGCAAGGACCTAATGAAGGAACTCGGCAAACCTAAGCAAGTAATCACGCTAAAAGAAACAAAAGAGACAAAGTACGTTTATACAAATGGTAAATACGAAATTGACTTTATCGTTGGAAAAGATGGAAAGGTCGATCATGTGAATCTAAAGAATGCTAAATAA
- a CDS encoding fumarylacetoacetate hydrolase family protein: MTNIYCVGRNYALHAKELQNDIPTAPFLFLKPTHALVCADDQEIVLPGGKGDLHYEAELVIHIGKAYEKGMTVDEVVDQMTIGIDFTLRDVQTACKKQGKPWLQAKGFKHSALIGTFIPFPGMEECKKTFFSLEKNDQTVQSGCIKDMIFTLQEIIDFTGLHFGIEKGDLIFTGTPEGVGAVRNGDTLRLFWGDQELGSSHVRVKGE; the protein is encoded by the coding sequence ATGACCAATATTTACTGTGTAGGACGAAACTATGCTCTGCATGCCAAGGAGCTTCAAAATGATATTCCAACGGCTCCATTTTTATTTCTAAAACCTACGCACGCGCTCGTTTGTGCAGATGATCAAGAGATTGTCCTCCCAGGGGGCAAAGGAGATCTTCACTATGAGGCAGAGCTTGTTATACATATTGGAAAAGCATACGAAAAAGGAATGACGGTCGATGAGGTAGTCGATCAAATGACAATAGGGATCGATTTTACCCTTCGAGACGTACAGACGGCGTGTAAGAAACAAGGAAAGCCTTGGCTACAGGCAAAAGGCTTTAAACACTCTGCCCTCATAGGTACATTCATTCCGTTTCCAGGGATGGAGGAGTGTAAGAAAACGTTCTTCTCCCTTGAAAAAAACGATCAAACGGTTCAAAGCGGCTGCATAAAAGACATGATTTTTACCCTTCAAGAGATCATTGATTTTACTGGGCTTCATTTTGGAATTGAAAAAGGTGATCTAATTTTTACAGGCACACCAGAAGGCGTAGGGGCCGTGCGGAACGGAGATACGCTACGTCTATTTTGGGGAGATCAGGAGCTTGGAAGTAGTCACGTACGAGTAAAAGGCGAATAA
- a CDS encoding amino acid permease, with the protein MKRNKLGLWLLTALVVGNMVGSGIFMLPRSLSAAASPAGVLLGWGVTGAGVLMLALVFGNLAIRKPELSGGPQIYAKALFKKSRTLSALAGFMSSWGYWIGNIAGYVAVITTFASYLSIFFPVMNSKNVLFTVGAFELKAGNAVTFVICSVLLWGTHALILRGIESAGKFNFVATVAKVIGFFLFIVIALFAFQQSNIGPFVDTRTSGGETVGLLGQVNSAAVATLWAFIGIESAVVFASRAKKEGDVKKATILGLVISLIIYVGISILTMGLLTQSELQRSQNPLVDAISSILGSTGGNVLAIVGLISLIGSTVGWVLLSSEVPYQAAKQNVFFTSFTKVNEKGMPTVALWISNAIAQVLLLSTVSNSIANAFDFIIYVATLAYLVPYLISSVYQLKLGLTGETYENGKGRGLDIVVAVLATVYSAWVVVAGTADIKTFLLGVAMIVSGIIFYPFLLRSLKGKKEEKNIKQSA; encoded by the coding sequence ATGAAACGAAACAAGTTAGGGCTGTGGCTATTAACCGCTCTCGTTGTCGGAAATATGGTCGGCTCAGGAATTTTTATGCTGCCTCGCTCGTTATCCGCTGCTGCTAGCCCGGCTGGAGTTCTGCTAGGATGGGGTGTGACTGGAGCAGGCGTACTAATGCTTGCGCTTGTATTTGGAAATTTGGCGATTCGAAAACCAGAATTAAGCGGTGGCCCACAAATTTATGCGAAAGCATTGTTTAAGAAAAGTCGTACGTTATCCGCATTAGCTGGTTTTATGTCTTCATGGGGCTATTGGATTGGAAACATCGCTGGCTACGTTGCGGTTATTACAACGTTCGCGAGCTATTTGTCCATCTTTTTCCCAGTGATGAACAGTAAAAATGTTTTGTTCACTGTAGGTGCGTTTGAATTAAAAGCAGGAAACGCTGTAACATTTGTTATTTGCTCGGTTCTTTTATGGGGAACACACGCTTTAATTCTTCGTGGTATTGAGAGCGCAGGGAAATTTAACTTTGTTGCGACAGTTGCAAAAGTAATCGGCTTTTTCTTATTTATTGTTATTGCGCTATTTGCCTTTCAACAGTCCAACATCGGTCCGTTTGTTGATACAAGAACGAGCGGTGGTGAGACGGTTGGTCTTTTAGGACAAGTAAACAGTGCAGCCGTTGCAACGCTTTGGGCATTCATCGGAATTGAATCAGCGGTTGTATTCGCCTCACGTGCGAAAAAAGAAGGCGATGTAAAAAAAGCCACGATTTTAGGTCTCGTTATTTCATTAATTATCTATGTAGGAATCAGTATTTTAACGATGGGGCTTCTAACGCAAAGTGAATTACAACGTTCGCAAAACCCACTCGTTGATGCTATTTCGAGTATTTTAGGATCAACAGGCGGTAACGTTCTTGCAATCGTCGGTTTGATTAGTTTAATTGGTTCAACGGTTGGATGGGTATTATTAAGCTCTGAAGTTCCGTATCAAGCAGCAAAGCAAAATGTATTTTTCACATCATTTACTAAAGTGAATGAAAAAGGAATGCCAACGGTAGCGCTTTGGATATCAAACGCCATTGCACAGGTTCTACTACTATCAACCGTTTCTAACTCGATTGCGAACGCCTTTGATTTTATTATCTACGTGGCGACGTTAGCGTATCTCGTGCCTTACTTAATCTCTTCTGTTTATCAACTGAAGCTAGGCTTAACGGGTGAGACATACGAGAACGGAAAGGGCCGCGGGCTGGATATTGTCGTAGCAGTATTAGCTACCGTCTACTCAGCTTGGGTAGTAGTGGCAGGTACGGCGGATATCAAAACGTTCTTGCTAGGAGTTGCGATGATCGTTAGTGGCATCATTTTTTATCCGTTCTTGCTTCGATCGTTAAAAGGAAAAAAAGAAGAAAAAAATATAAAGCAATCAGCATAA
- a CDS encoding GNAT family N-acetyltransferase — MIIRPYELKDEESWLRCRVLSFLNTAYFDHVLRKKERYENPSIELVAEVDGQIVGLLDIEYEIIERSVCSRGSGLGGMIWHIAVHPDFQRQGIATRLLDKGEELAKTHELNRLEAWTRDDEWVRKWYENQHFALVDSYLHVFIDKQAEMDQSIQSTYKNLYPIQTFAHYAGSQKEEVMRQFKRVHECVCYEKLL, encoded by the coding sequence ATGATTATTAGACCTTACGAGTTAAAAGATGAAGAGAGCTGGCTACGATGCAGAGTTCTATCTTTCTTGAATACCGCTTATTTTGACCATGTGCTTCGTAAAAAAGAACGTTATGAGAATCCTTCTATTGAACTAGTCGCAGAAGTAGATGGACAGATTGTTGGGTTGTTAGATATTGAGTACGAAATAATAGAGCGCAGCGTTTGTTCAAGAGGGTCGGGGTTAGGGGGAATGATTTGGCACATTGCGGTTCATCCTGACTTTCAGCGACAAGGAATTGCCACACGCCTTTTGGACAAGGGAGAAGAACTGGCTAAAACCCATGAGTTAAATCGCTTAGAAGCGTGGACTAGGGATGATGAGTGGGTACGGAAATGGTATGAAAACCAGCACTTTGCATTAGTAGATTCCTACTTGCACGTGTTCATAGACAAACAAGCAGAAATGGATCAATCCATACAAAGTACATACAAGAACCTATATCCGATCCAAACCTTTGCTCATTACGCAGGGAGTCAAAAAGAAGAGGTCATGCGTCAGTTCAAACGTGTACACGAGTGCGTTTGCTATGAAAAGCTGTTATGA
- a CDS encoding S-layer homology domain-containing protein — MKKKWINKKSATVALALALTIPALTPAAAAESKHLSIDSVQFNGMDTPKTIDQMVDTYTTASVSVKYSDGRTKTFPLSYKRLFKSEDKIATNKGELIAAGTPIDVNGNPIIDKSVPGNKHFVSDAPDSNSFLKPINGNLYMVTHYEYDTFDAAGKSAYGLVPASMSLTKFSQNEKTGELKPEKVTKIDFSDVNGLWIPCNGSVSPWNTHLGSEEYEPDARTFEIDTSSSARTWTESFANLYFGDKAKANPYFYGYIPEIEVKGDGTTKVQKHYSTGRFSHELMKVMPDERTAFFGDDGSYTTMFMYVADKKRDLSAGTLYAAKFHQTGKENGGSGNLEWIKLGHATDNEVKKIIDSGITFSDIFETSDAPKDGFKAIKQYSYGKTEYLKVKPGMEKAAAFLESRRYAAMLGATSEFNKMEGVTLNEKDKKVYVAIADSSKGMEQDTKGQDPADDIQLPKRSSGVTYQLDLSGNHRDLNGDKIDSDYVAGAMSGLITGEDLPKPDGYGNTANTDKVASGDNLSYSEDMRTLFIGEDSSQHTNNFVWAYNIDTKKLSRILSVPAGSESTGLLSTGDRNGFSYLMSNFQHPGDELETKNITAVDKEALEKEISEKIGIAQTGGIGYISGLPSFTKLPSPYQFKDVPKGHWAYPYVSDLQLSNIAYGETEQSYAPAHHVTRAQFASLLTRTLNLTAKSAVPFKDVTNKQTANEIAAVYEAGIVKGKSSDRFEPTAPITRQEMAQMVMNAYEVKTGNKIPHTSSTSFTDNGHITKSFVSAVQAASDLHFVDGYKDGSFLPKDIVTRAQAAKVVDLLLNSK; from the coding sequence ATGAAAAAGAAATGGATAAACAAAAAAAGTGCGACGGTTGCATTGGCGCTTGCTTTAACGATTCCGGCATTGACACCAGCCGCTGCGGCTGAGAGTAAACACTTGTCAATTGACTCCGTTCAATTTAATGGAATGGATACACCAAAGACGATTGATCAAATGGTTGATACATACACAACGGCATCCGTATCTGTGAAATACAGTGATGGACGCACAAAGACTTTTCCTCTTTCGTACAAGCGATTATTCAAATCAGAAGATAAAATTGCAACGAATAAAGGAGAGCTTATCGCAGCAGGAACACCGATTGATGTGAACGGCAATCCGATTATCGATAAAAGCGTCCCTGGAAACAAACACTTTGTATCGGATGCACCGGATTCCAACAGCTTTTTAAAGCCGATTAACGGTAATTTATATATGGTGACACACTATGAATATGACACATTTGATGCCGCAGGAAAGTCAGCATATGGCTTAGTTCCGGCTTCGATGTCACTCACAAAGTTTTCGCAGAACGAAAAAACAGGCGAATTGAAGCCGGAAAAAGTAACAAAAATTGATTTTTCAGATGTCAACGGTCTTTGGATTCCGTGCAACGGATCTGTTTCTCCTTGGAACACCCACTTAGGATCTGAAGAATATGAGCCAGATGCGCGAACATTTGAGATTGACACATCCTCATCTGCACGTACATGGACGGAGAGTTTTGCTAATTTGTATTTTGGTGACAAAGCAAAAGCGAACCCGTATTTTTATGGTTACATTCCTGAAATTGAAGTAAAAGGGGATGGAACGACGAAGGTGCAAAAGCACTACAGCACAGGGCGCTTCTCACATGAACTAATGAAGGTAATGCCTGATGAGCGCACAGCTTTTTTCGGAGATGATGGTTCTTATACAACGATGTTTATGTATGTAGCTGATAAGAAACGAGATTTATCAGCGGGAACTCTATACGCAGCGAAGTTTCATCAAACAGGCAAGGAAAACGGCGGGTCTGGAAATTTAGAGTGGATTAAATTAGGGCATGCAACCGATAATGAAGTGAAAAAGATAATTGATAGTGGCATAACGTTTAGTGATATTTTCGAAACGTCTGATGCACCAAAAGATGGCTTTAAAGCTATTAAACAATATTCCTATGGTAAAACGGAATACTTAAAAGTGAAGCCAGGTATGGAAAAAGCAGCGGCCTTTTTAGAATCACGTCGTTATGCTGCCATGCTTGGTGCAACGTCAGAGTTTAACAAAATGGAAGGCGTAACGCTAAACGAGAAGGATAAGAAGGTTTACGTAGCAATTGCGGATTCTTCAAAAGGAATGGAACAGGATACAAAAGGACAGGACCCGGCTGATGATATTCAATTACCAAAGCGCTCGTCAGGAGTGACGTATCAACTTGATCTATCAGGAAATCATCGTGACCTTAACGGAGATAAGATTGATAGTGATTATGTCGCAGGGGCTATGTCAGGCCTAATTACGGGAGAGGATCTTCCGAAGCCAGACGGATATGGCAATACAGCTAATACGGACAAGGTAGCAAGCGGAGATAACTTAAGTTATTCAGAGGATATGCGAACATTATTTATTGGTGAAGACAGCAGTCAGCATACCAATAACTTCGTGTGGGCGTATAACATTGATACGAAAAAGCTTTCTCGTATTTTATCGGTCCCAGCAGGATCTGAATCAACAGGACTTCTATCAACCGGTGATCGAAATGGATTTAGCTATTTAATGAGTAACTTTCAGCATCCAGGTGACGAATTAGAAACGAAAAATATTACGGCTGTCGATAAAGAAGCGCTGGAAAAAGAAATCTCAGAAAAAATTGGAATTGCTCAAACAGGAGGAATTGGTTATATTTCTGGTTTGCCATCGTTTACGAAGCTGCCATCTCCTTATCAGTTTAAAGACGTACCAAAAGGTCACTGGGCATACCCATACGTTTCAGATTTACAGTTAAGTAATATTGCGTACGGTGAAACCGAACAGTCCTATGCACCCGCTCACCACGTTACGCGTGCACAATTTGCATCACTTTTAACACGTACGCTGAATCTGACGGCAAAGAGCGCTGTGCCGTTTAAAGATGTGACGAATAAGCAAACGGCAAACGAAATTGCCGCTGTATACGAAGCAGGAATTGTGAAAGGAAAATCTTCAGACCGTTTTGAGCCGACTGCACCTATTACTCGACAAGAAATGGCTCAAATGGTGATGAACGCGTATGAAGTAAAAACAGGAAACAAAATTCCACATACATCGTCAACAAGCTTTACAGATAATGGTCATATTACAAAATCATTTGTTTCTGCTGTTCAAGCGGCATCGGATCTCCATTTCGTAGACGGCTATAAAGACGGAAGCTTTTTACCAAAAGATATTGTCACACGTGCGCAAGCGGCTAAGGTAGTTGACCTACTTTTAAACAGTAAATAA
- a CDS encoding bifunctional cytochrome P450/NADPH--P450 reductase, translating to MSLKQIPQPETFGELKNLPLLNTEKPIQSLMKIAQEMGEIFLFEGPGRTTRYVSSHRLVKEVSDESRFDKNLSQALKNVRDFTGDGLFTSWTHEKNWKKAHNILLPSFSQQAMKGYHNMMVDIAVQLVQKWERLNADEHIEVPEDMTRLTLDTIGLCGFNYRFNSFYRDQPHPFITSMVRALDESMTRLNRVNPDDPMYDERKEQFQEDIKYMNDLVDKIIADRKESGEEADDLLTHMLNGKDPETGEPLDDENIRYQIITFLIAGHETTSGLLSFTLYYLVKNPSILKKAADEAARVLVDSVPTYKQVKQLKYIGMVLNEALRLWPTAPAFSLYAKEDTVIGGEYELKKDDEIMVHLPQLHRDQSIWGDDVEDFRPERFENPSAIPQHAFKPFGNGQRACIGQQFALHEATLVLGMILKHFDFEDHTNYELDIKETLTLKPEGFVVKAKSKKIPLGGIPTAKPEAPKAKRQKAEDAHNTPLLLLYGSNMGTAEGTARDLADIAMSKGFAPTVASLDAYAGNLPTEGAVLIISASYNGHPPDNAKSFVEWLSHASSAEGVRYAVFGCGDKNWATTYQKVPAFIDETLEQLGAQRLTDRGEADVSDDFEGAYEEWKEHLWHDLADAFGLEMPEKEENTTSLTLEFIDGSLQMPLAKQHHAFNATVVSNKELQQPCSARSTRHVEVQLPEGVTYQEGDHLGVIPKNYPELVNRVLTRFALDGSSLIRLQAEEEKLSHLPLNRTVTIEELLQFVELQEPVTRQQLRAMAAKTVCPPHKVELEALLEKEVYKEQVLQKRLTMLELLEKYPACEMEFGEVIELLPALRPRYYSISSSPKKSEGQPSITVSVVKGDSWSGNGTYQGIATTYLSQLREGDSITCFVSTPQSGFSLPRDSKTPVIMVGPGTGVAPFRGFVQARESLKENGIALGEAHLYFGCRSLNEDYLYQGELEHAEKNGIVTLHTAFSRMSDQPKTYVQHLMEHDIKHLISLLDDGAHFYICGDGSQMAPDVERTLMSGYQTVHNVNVEEARKWLQSLEESGRYAKDVWAG from the coding sequence ATGTCATTAAAACAAATTCCACAGCCAGAAACATTTGGCGAACTAAAAAACTTACCACTGCTTAATACTGAAAAACCAATTCAGTCACTAATGAAAATTGCACAAGAAATGGGCGAAATCTTCTTATTTGAAGGTCCAGGACGTACGACACGCTATGTGTCTAGTCATCGTTTAGTGAAAGAAGTATCAGATGAATCACGTTTTGATAAAAACTTAAGTCAAGCGCTTAAAAACGTACGTGATTTTACAGGTGACGGATTATTTACGAGCTGGACACATGAAAAGAATTGGAAAAAAGCACACAACATCCTTCTGCCAAGCTTTAGCCAGCAGGCGATGAAAGGCTATCACAACATGATGGTGGATATTGCCGTGCAGCTTGTTCAGAAGTGGGAGCGCCTAAATGCTGACGAGCACATTGAAGTTCCAGAAGATATGACGCGCCTAACGCTTGATACGATTGGACTTTGTGGATTTAATTATCGCTTTAATAGCTTTTATCGTGATCAACCGCATCCGTTCATTACAAGCATGGTTCGCGCATTAGATGAGTCCATGACGCGCCTTAATCGCGTTAACCCTGACGATCCGATGTACGATGAGCGTAAAGAGCAGTTCCAGGAAGATATTAAATACATGAACGATCTAGTGGATAAAATTATCGCAGATCGCAAAGAAAGCGGCGAAGAAGCGGACGATTTACTAACACATATGCTAAACGGAAAAGATCCGGAAACAGGAGAACCACTAGATGATGAAAACATTCGTTATCAAATTATTACGTTCTTAATTGCTGGTCACGAAACAACAAGCGGATTGCTATCATTTACGTTATACTACCTAGTGAAAAATCCATCGATTCTAAAAAAAGCAGCCGATGAAGCTGCGCGCGTTCTCGTTGATTCTGTTCCAACCTATAAGCAGGTAAAGCAGTTAAAATACATCGGTATGGTTCTTAATGAGGCATTACGCTTATGGCCAACAGCACCTGCATTCTCTCTCTATGCAAAAGAAGATACGGTGATTGGTGGAGAGTATGAGTTGAAAAAAGATGATGAAATCATGGTTCATCTTCCACAGCTTCACCGTGATCAATCGATTTGGGGTGACGATGTAGAAGATTTCCGTCCAGAACGTTTTGAAAATCCAAGTGCCATTCCGCAGCATGCATTCAAACCGTTTGGTAATGGGCAACGTGCATGTATCGGTCAACAATTTGCCCTGCACGAAGCAACACTTGTGCTTGGGATGATCTTAAAACACTTTGATTTTGAAGATCACACGAACTACGAGCTCGATATTAAAGAAACGCTGACGCTGAAGCCAGAAGGATTTGTCGTAAAAGCAAAATCGAAGAAAATTCCGCTTGGGGGCATTCCAACTGCTAAACCAGAAGCACCAAAAGCTAAACGACAAAAAGCTGAAGATGCTCACAACACGCCGCTACTTCTTTTATATGGATCAAATATGGGAACAGCAGAAGGCACGGCGCGTGACCTGGCAGATATTGCGATGAGCAAAGGTTTTGCTCCAACGGTTGCCTCATTAGATGCATATGCAGGGAATCTTCCAACAGAAGGTGCTGTTTTAATCATTTCGGCCTCTTACAACGGTCATCCACCGGATAATGCGAAGAGCTTTGTCGAATGGTTATCTCATGCATCAAGTGCAGAAGGGGTACGCTATGCGGTGTTTGGTTGCGGAGATAAAAACTGGGCGACAACGTATCAGAAAGTACCTGCGTTCATCGATGAAACGCTCGAACAATTAGGAGCACAGCGCCTTACGGATCGTGGCGAGGCAGATGTGAGCGATGATTTTGAAGGTGCGTATGAGGAATGGAAAGAGCATCTTTGGCATGATTTAGCGGATGCATTTGGCTTAGAAATGCCAGAGAAAGAAGAAAATACAACATCTCTAACACTTGAATTTATCGATGGTAGCTTACAAATGCCATTAGCGAAGCAGCACCATGCATTTAATGCCACAGTGGTGTCTAATAAAGAGCTTCAACAGCCTTGTAGTGCGAGAAGTACACGTCATGTAGAAGTACAGCTACCTGAAGGCGTAACGTATCAAGAAGGAGATCACCTTGGTGTTATTCCGAAAAATTACCCAGAGCTTGTAAATCGCGTGCTCACCCGTTTTGCTTTAGATGGATCTAGCCTTATTCGTTTACAGGCAGAGGAAGAAAAGCTTTCACACCTACCGCTTAATCGTACGGTAACGATTGAAGAGCTTCTTCAATTTGTTGAGCTTCAAGAGCCGGTGACGCGTCAACAGCTGCGTGCTATGGCTGCTAAAACCGTTTGTCCACCTCATAAGGTAGAACTTGAAGCACTTTTAGAAAAAGAAGTGTACAAAGAACAAGTGCTTCAAAAACGTTTAACAATGCTTGAGCTATTGGAGAAGTATCCGGCGTGTGAAATGGAGTTTGGTGAGGTAATTGAATTGTTGCCAGCATTACGTCCGCGCTACTACTCAATTTCTTCCTCTCCGAAGAAATCAGAGGGGCAACCAAGCATAACGGTTAGTGTAGTAAAAGGAGACTCTTGGAGTGGAAACGGTACGTACCAAGGAATTGCGACGACCTATTTATCACAGCTTCGAGAAGGGGATTCGATTACGTGCTTTGTATCTACACCACAATCAGGATTCTCCTTACCAAGGGACTCAAAAACGCCCGTTATTATGGTAGGACCAGGTACTGGAGTAGCACCATTTAGAGGATTTGTACAAGCGAGAGAATCCTTGAAAGAAAATGGGATAGCGTTAGGAGAAGCACATCTTTACTTTGGTTGCCGTTCTCTCAATGAAGATTATCTCTATCAGGGGGAATTAGAACATGCGGAGAAAAACGGCATTGTCACACTTCATACCGCTTTTTCACGTATGAGCGATCAGCCTAAAACATATGTACAGCATTTAATGGAGCACGACATTAAACATTTAATCTCCTTGCTAGATGACGGTGCGCACTTCTATATCTGCGGTGACGGAAGCCAAATGGCTCCTGACGTAGAACGTACGTTAATGAGTGGTTATCAAACCGTTCATAATGTGAATGTAGAAGAAGCGAGAAAATGGTTGCAATCTCTAGAAGAGAGTGGCCGATATGCGAAAGACGTTTGGGCAGGATAA
- a CDS encoding aldo/keto reductase — translation MVKKVRIGQTDLHVNPIGLGTNAVGGHNLYPNLDEEVGKDLVRTAISKGINFLDTAFIYGPKRSEELIGEVLKETGNRSDIVIATKGAHKFVGNDVVIDNSPAYLKQSVEDSLKRLQTDYIDLYYIHFPDENTPKDEAVGALKELKDQGKIKAIGVSNFSINQLKEANKDGYVDVYQGEYNLFQRDAERDILPYAAENNISFVPYFPLAAGLLAGKYTKETTFDDLRKDMDLFKKENFEKNLEKVDALREIAEANNVEVAHLVLAWYLEQPAIDAIIPGAKRAAQVENNLKTLDVKLSPADIQKVDRIFR, via the coding sequence TTGGTAAAGAAAGTACGAATTGGTCAAACTGATTTACACGTCAATCCCATTGGATTAGGGACAAACGCAGTAGGAGGACACAACCTCTATCCAAATTTGGATGAAGAAGTTGGAAAAGACCTCGTTCGCACAGCGATTTCAAAAGGCATTAACTTCTTAGATACGGCCTTCATCTACGGTCCGAAACGTTCTGAAGAACTGATTGGTGAAGTACTAAAAGAGACAGGCAATCGTAGTGATATTGTGATTGCAACAAAAGGAGCACACAAATTTGTCGGAAATGATGTCGTGATCGACAACTCCCCTGCTTACTTAAAGCAGTCTGTCGAAGATAGCTTAAAACGACTTCAAACCGATTATATTGATTTGTACTATATTCATTTCCCAGATGAGAACACACCGAAGGACGAAGCAGTCGGTGCACTGAAGGAACTAAAAGATCAAGGAAAAATTAAAGCAATCGGCGTATCCAATTTCTCTATCAACCAGCTAAAAGAGGCAAATAAAGATGGGTATGTTGATGTATATCAAGGTGAATACAACCTATTCCAACGTGATGCTGAGCGTGATATTCTTCCATATGCTGCAGAAAATAACATCTCATTTGTTCCATATTTTCCGCTCGCAGCAGGTCTTTTAGCGGGGAAATATACGAAAGAAACAACGTTTGACGATTTACGAAAAGATATGGATTTGTTTAAGAAAGAGAATTTCGAAAAAAATCTTGAAAAGGTGGACGCGCTTCGTGAAATTGCTGAGGCAAACAATGTAGAAGTAGCACACCTTGTACTTGCATGGTATTTAGAGCAACCAGCAATTGATGCAATTATTCCGGGTGCGAAACGTGCAGCTCAAGTCGAAAATAACCTGAAAACATTAGATGTAAAATTATCACCAGCAGACATTCAAAAAGTGGATCGTATTTTTAGATAA